One genomic region from Pirellulales bacterium encodes:
- the trmB gene encoding tRNA (guanosine(46)-N7)-methyltransferase TrmB has translation MPRRKVRKLKSTPRLERHYVELSQLTPENLLSRLFAHSVAGPDAPVEFELGSGKGLFLRNFAARHPERNFLGNEVAPKYALFAAGQLAQRELTNAVMIQGDGLRLLREFLPTESLAAVHVYFPDPWWKARHKKRRVLTPASLRDIQRVLLPGGKLHFWTDVQEYYETSIELMMSVTQLRGPVPMAEPPALHDLDYRTHFERRTRQAGEPVFRCWFEK, from the coding sequence ATGCCACGTCGGAAAGTTCGCAAATTAAAATCCACCCCGCGTCTCGAGCGGCACTACGTCGAATTGAGCCAGCTCACGCCGGAAAATTTACTCTCGCGCCTATTTGCCCATTCCGTTGCGGGGCCGGACGCCCCGGTGGAGTTTGAGTTAGGCAGCGGCAAGGGGCTGTTTTTGCGAAACTTTGCCGCGCGGCATCCGGAGCGGAATTTTCTGGGTAATGAGGTCGCGCCCAAGTACGCCCTGTTTGCCGCGGGCCAGTTGGCTCAGCGGGAATTGACCAATGCGGTGATGATCCAGGGGGACGGCCTGCGCTTGCTGCGGGAATTTTTACCGACGGAGTCGCTCGCCGCGGTGCATGTGTACTTTCCCGATCCGTGGTGGAAAGCTCGTCATAAAAAGCGTCGAGTGCTTACTCCCGCCTCTCTGCGGGATATCCAACGAGTCTTGTTACCGGGGGGGAAACTACACTTTTGGACCGATGTGCAGGAATATTATGAAACCAGTATCGAGCTAATGATGTCGGTCACGCAACTGCGCGGCCCTGTGCCGATGGCCGAACCCCCCGCGCTACACGATCTGGACTATCGGACGCACTTTGAACGCCGCACCCGCCAAGCGGGCGAGCCGGTCTTTCGTTGCTGGTTTGAGAAATGA
- a CDS encoding beta-ketoacyl-ACP synthase III — protein sequence MSFPVERMLNVTSAPLRQLGGVRILATGSYAPEQIVTNADLASLGCDPDWIVQRTGVHERRRAPPEIATSDLAVSAAQRCLASANCPPGDVDLVIVATFTPDFPAPATACLVQDRLGINAPAFDLNAACAGFFYALVTGMQFVSSGCARRALVIGADTNTRVVDPRDPKIYPIFGDGAGAVLLAPGEPDQGFLAYTLGADGSGVDLLRMPMGGTREPPHVPGVESGRHYLWMEGRPVFKWAVRIIPQSTREVLAAAQVTLDQVRGVILHQANARIIDAVAAELEIPPQKVWRNIERYGNTSAGSIPLVLDEHVRAGELRRGDLLLISGFGAGLAWGTGLLRW from the coding sequence TTGTCATTTCCGGTGGAACGGATGCTGAATGTCACTTCAGCCCCTTTGCGGCAGTTGGGGGGGGTGCGAATTTTGGCTACGGGCAGTTACGCCCCCGAGCAGATCGTCACCAATGCCGATCTGGCCAGTCTGGGCTGTGATCCCGATTGGATTGTACAGCGGACCGGCGTCCACGAGCGTCGCCGGGCGCCCCCGGAAATAGCCACCAGCGATCTGGCCGTGAGTGCCGCCCAGCGTTGCCTGGCCAGCGCAAATTGCCCCCCCGGCGATGTCGATCTGGTTATCGTCGCCACTTTTACGCCGGACTTTCCCGCTCCCGCCACGGCTTGTTTGGTGCAGGATCGGTTGGGGATCAACGCTCCCGCCTTTGACCTGAATGCCGCTTGCGCGGGGTTCTTTTATGCGCTGGTCACTGGCATGCAGTTTGTGTCCAGCGGCTGCGCGCGTCGGGCCCTGGTCATTGGCGCTGACACCAACACCCGCGTGGTCGATCCGCGCGACCCCAAAATTTATCCCATCTTTGGTGATGGCGCGGGGGCCGTTCTATTAGCTCCAGGCGAGCCGGACCAGGGATTTTTGGCTTATACACTGGGTGCCGATGGTAGCGGCGTGGATCTGCTACGCATGCCCATGGGGGGGACGCGGGAACCGCCGCATGTCCCCGGTGTCGAGTCCGGCAGGCATTATTTGTGGATGGAGGGGCGGCCGGTCTTTAAATGGGCGGTGCGGATTATCCCCCAATCCACGCGCGAAGTCCTGGCCGCGGCGCAGGTGACGTTGGATCAGGTCCGGGGCGTGATTTTGCACCAGGCCAATGCACGAATTATTGACGCGGTCGCGGCCGAGCTGGAAATACCACCCCAGAAGGTGTGGCGCAATATCGAGCGTTACGGCAACACCTCGGCCGGCAGTATTCCGCTTGTGCTCGATGAGCATGTCCGCGCGGGAGAGTTGCGTCGGGGAGATTTACTCTTGATTAGCGGATTTGGGGCGGGGCTGGCGTGGGGGACGGGGCTGTTGCGGTGGTAG